The following proteins come from a genomic window of Campylobacter coli 76339:
- a CDS encoding CTP synthase — MNKQTKYIFVTGGVLSSLGKGIAAASIATLLKNSGLKVSILKADPYINVDPGTMSPFEHGEVFVTDDGAETDLDLGHYERFLDESLSQDNNFTTGRVYQSVIEKERRGEYLGKTIQVIPHIVGEIKDRIKKAGEGKDILIVEIGGTVGDIEGLPFLEAIRALRLEVGKNNAMNIHLTLVPFIKAAGELKTKPTQHSVGELRRIGISPDMIICRSEKALDRDLKDKIAISCGVEKNCVIESVDAASIYQIPLNFLKQDILNPIASILDLKNLKPNMENWDILVKRVIAPSNEVKIAFVGKYVDLKESYKSLTEAIIHAGAALDTKVELQWVDSEKLENLESAEAFKNVSGILVAGGFGYRGVEGKIKAIHYARENKIPFLGICLGMQLALVEFARHVLKIEDANSSEFDDKCSNPIVYLIDEFMDASGKKQIRTAKTPLGGTMRLGSYECKVKPNSLLAKVYNNAKNIKERHRHRYEANPKYRKEFEDKGLIVSGESEGLIEAVELNNHPFFLAVQFHPEFTSRLERVNPVICGFIKAAISYEDD, encoded by the coding sequence ATGAATAAACAAACTAAATATATTTTTGTTACAGGAGGGGTTTTAAGCTCCTTGGGCAAGGGAATAGCGGCTGCAAGTATTGCGACTTTATTGAAAAATTCAGGACTTAAGGTAAGTATTTTAAAAGCAGATCCTTATATCAATGTCGATCCTGGCACCATGAGTCCATTTGAACACGGAGAAGTTTTTGTTACAGATGATGGAGCAGAAACTGATCTTGATCTAGGACATTATGAGCGTTTTTTAGACGAGAGCTTATCACAAGATAATAATTTTACCACAGGGCGCGTTTATCAAAGCGTGATCGAAAAAGAAAGACGCGGAGAATATCTTGGTAAAACCATCCAAGTTATTCCGCATATCGTAGGAGAGATTAAAGATCGTATTAAAAAAGCAGGAGAAGGCAAGGATATCTTAATCGTAGAGATAGGTGGAACTGTCGGAGATATCGAGGGTTTACCATTTTTAGAAGCTATTCGTGCTTTGCGTTTAGAAGTGGGTAAAAACAATGCTATGAATATCCATTTAACCCTAGTGCCTTTTATTAAGGCTGCAGGGGAGCTAAAAACCAAACCTACTCAACACAGCGTAGGTGAACTAAGACGCATAGGCATTAGTCCTGATATGATTATTTGCCGTAGTGAAAAAGCATTAGATAGAGATCTAAAAGATAAAATCGCTATTTCTTGTGGTGTTGAAAAAAATTGTGTTATAGAAAGTGTTGATGCAGCAAGTATTTATCAAATTCCACTGAATTTCTTAAAGCAAGATATTTTAAATCCTATTGCTTCTATTTTGGATTTGAAAAATTTAAAACCAAACATGGAAAACTGGGATATCCTAGTAAAAAGAGTTATAGCTCCAAGCAATGAAGTCAAAATCGCTTTTGTGGGCAAATATGTAGATCTAAAAGAAAGCTATAAGAGTCTTACAGAAGCTATCATTCATGCAGGTGCAGCACTTGATACCAAAGTAGAACTTCAATGGGTGGATAGTGAAAAGCTTGAAAATTTAGAAAGTGCCGAAGCATTTAAAAATGTGAGTGGAATTTTGGTTGCAGGAGGCTTTGGTTACCGCGGAGTAGAGGGTAAAATAAAGGCTATCCATTACGCAAGAGAAAATAAAATTCCATTTTTGGGAATTTGTTTGGGTATGCAGCTTGCATTGGTAGAATTTGCTAGACATGTGTTAAAAATTGAAGATGCAAATTCAAGCGAATTTGATGATAAATGTTCCAATCCTATCGTTTATCTCATCGATGAATTTATGGATGCGAGTGGTAAAAAACAAATTCGCACTGCTAAAACACCTTTAGGCGGAACTATGCGTTTGGGATCTTATGAGTGTAAAGTCAAGCCTAACTCCCTTTTAGCTAAGGTTTATAATAATGCAAAAAATATCAAAGAACGCCACCGCCACCGCTATGAAGCCAATCCAAAATATCGTAAGGAATTTGAAGATAAGGGCTTGATAGTAAGTGGAGAGAGTGAAGGGCTTATAGAAGCTGTGGAGTTAAACAATCATCCTTTCTTTTTAGCTGTCCAATTTCACCCTGAATTTACCTCAAGATTAGAGCGTGTAAATCCTGTGATTTGTGGTTTTATCAAGGCGGCTATAAGCTATGAAGACGATTGA
- a CDS encoding Thymidylate synthase thyX: MQITLLFHTPLSVCSHATRTCWQSFDKGDCGGEKDKELIDRVGNKFKHASTLEHLNYTFYIQGISRACLQEVARHRHTSPSVKSTRYTLKELRNESEFKIGDFENASRYLVLCGNEEVDNASIQALENLRLILQKSISLDIAKYCLPESYKTELTLTINARSLQNFISLRSSKSALWEIRNLANALFKALPQDHQFIFEHCLHKDIH, from the coding sequence ATGCAAATCACTTTACTTTTTCATACTCCTCTTTCTGTATGTTCACACGCAACAAGAACTTGTTGGCAAAGTTTTGATAAAGGTGATTGTGGTGGAGAAAAAGATAAAGAACTCATCGATCGTGTAGGCAATAAATTTAAACATGCTTCAACCTTAGAGCATTTAAATTATACTTTTTATATTCAAGGAATTTCAAGGGCTTGCTTACAAGAAGTTGCTAGACATCGTCATACAAGTCCTAGCGTTAAAAGCACACGCTATACTCTAAAAGAGCTTCGCAATGAAAGTGAATTTAAAATAGGAGATTTTGAAAATGCAAGCCGCTATCTTGTCCTTTGTGGCAATGAAGAAGTTGATAATGCTAGTATTCAAGCTTTAGAAAATTTACGCCTTATTTTACAAAAAAGTATAAGCTTGGATATAGCCAAATACTGCTTGCCTGAGAGCTATAAAACCGAACTTACTTTAACAATCAATGCTAGAAGTTTGCAAAATTTTATTTCTTTGCGTAGTTCAAAATCTGCTCTTTGGGAGATTCGAAATTTAGCCAATGCTTTATTTAAAGCCTTGCCACAAGATCATCAATTTATTTTCGAGCATTGTTTACATAAAGATATTCATTAA
- a CDS encoding Putative transmembrane symporter — protein sequence MDKQFFQMFLMFSQIQTVAIIAVLFVIFYILKKMRDKKVNFSLRMLFALFIGLGFGFALQYLAQFPDSKEASAIIWYNEARHWFGFVSSIFVAFIKMLVIPLVGICIVKVIIEIDKNIKISSLLSISLFWILFSTAIAASLGILLAYNFQLGDNFTVHEGTRQIREIQTFSSIILGLIPSNIISVMNKENIIAIVIFAFFVGICAKKVSKKEEYTQAFQTFENFVLVFYNIMMNMTATVIRFMPYAVVCMMANVLLSNGFEAIKTAGLFIILIYIAMFIMFGVHFLLLASQGLNPIKYAKKAFPVWLFAFSSRSSLGTLPMTTSTLQNKFGVNPAVANFVASIGTTTGLNGCAGYFPAMAAIFVAFATHTPIDFTFALMIVLVAVIGSLGIAGVPGSATMAASIMLAGIGFGNNFVMLSLILAIDPIIDMARTASNVSGAMTSALCTDKKFKSYR from the coding sequence ATGGATAAACAGTTTTTTCAAATGTTTTTAATGTTCTCGCAAATACAAACTGTAGCTATTATTGCTGTACTTTTTGTAATTTTTTACATTCTTAAAAAAATGCGAGATAAAAAGGTAAATTTCTCTCTTCGTATGCTTTTTGCCCTTTTTATAGGTCTAGGTTTTGGCTTTGCTTTACAATATCTAGCTCAATTTCCAGATAGTAAAGAAGCAAGTGCTATCATTTGGTACAACGAAGCAAGGCATTGGTTTGGTTTTGTAAGCTCTATTTTTGTAGCTTTTATAAAAATGCTAGTTATTCCGCTTGTGGGCATTTGCATCGTTAAAGTGATTATAGAAATTGATAAAAATATAAAAATTTCTTCCTTGCTTAGTATAAGTCTTTTTTGGATACTTTTTAGCACTGCTATAGCCGCTTCTTTGGGTATATTGCTAGCTTATAATTTTCAATTAGGTGATAATTTTACTGTCCATGAAGGAACAAGACAAATTCGTGAAATTCAAACTTTTTCAAGTATTATTTTAGGTTTAATTCCTAGCAATATCATTTCTGTTATGAATAAAGAAAATATCATAGCCATTGTAATTTTTGCTTTTTTTGTAGGAATTTGTGCAAAAAAAGTTTCAAAAAAAGAAGAATATACACAAGCCTTTCAAACTTTTGAAAATTTTGTCTTGGTTTTTTATAATATTATGATGAATATGACAGCTACAGTGATTCGATTTATGCCTTATGCTGTAGTTTGTATGATGGCAAATGTTTTATTAAGTAATGGCTTTGAAGCAATCAAAACTGCAGGACTTTTTATCATTCTTATCTATATAGCTATGTTTATAATGTTTGGAGTGCATTTTTTACTTCTTGCTTCTCAAGGATTAAATCCTATAAAATACGCAAAAAAAGCTTTTCCTGTATGGTTGTTTGCATTCAGCTCAAGATCTTCTTTGGGGACTTTGCCTATGACGACTTCAACTTTACAAAACAAATTCGGAGTAAATCCTGCGGTGGCTAATTTTGTTGCCTCTATAGGAACAACAACGGGGCTGAATGGTTGTGCGGGTTATTTTCCAGCTATGGCAGCAATCTTTGTGGCATTTGCTACGCACACGCCTATAGATTTTACTTTTGCTTTGATGATAGTATTAGTAGCTGTTATCGGATCTTTGGGTATTGCTGGGGTTCCTGGAAGTGCGACTATGGCAGCTTCTATTATGCTTGCAGGGATTGGATTTGGAAATAATTTTGTTATGCTTAGTCTTATTTTGGCTATTGATCCTATCATTGATATGGCAAGAACGGCTAGTAATGTTTCAGGAGCTATGACTTCAGCGCTTTGCACTGACAAAAAATTTAAAAGCTATAGATAA